In Bradyrhizobium guangxiense, the following are encoded in one genomic region:
- the cybH gene encoding Ni/Fe-hydrogenase, b-type cytochrome subunit — MMDAIAPGSDSRPDLAAIAADASGERAVGRPTVYVYEAPVRICHWVNAFSILVLMVTGYFIASPLPTVAGEASDNFVMGYIRFAHFAAGQVLAVFFLTRILWAFVGNHHSRQIFYIPVHRKQFWKEVLHEIRWYAFLEREPKMYVGHNPLAQTAMFTGFTLFVAFMIVTGFALYSEGMGIDSWQHKLFGWVFAIWPNSQDVHTWHHLGMWALVTFVMVHIYAAIREDIMSRQSIISSMVSGERQFRD, encoded by the coding sequence ATGATGGATGCCATTGCTCCCGGCTCGGACTCAAGGCCGGACCTCGCGGCGATCGCAGCCGACGCTTCCGGAGAACGTGCGGTGGGCCGCCCCACCGTCTACGTCTACGAAGCGCCGGTGCGGATCTGCCACTGGGTGAACGCGTTCTCGATTCTCGTGCTGATGGTGACCGGCTATTTCATCGCATCGCCGCTGCCGACGGTCGCGGGCGAGGCGTCCGACAATTTCGTGATGGGCTACATCCGCTTTGCCCATTTCGCCGCCGGACAGGTGCTCGCGGTTTTCTTCCTCACGCGCATCCTGTGGGCGTTCGTCGGCAATCACCACTCCCGGCAGATTTTCTACATTCCCGTTCATCGCAAGCAGTTCTGGAAGGAGGTGCTGCACGAGATCCGCTGGTACGCCTTCCTGGAGCGCGAGCCGAAGATGTATGTCGGCCACAACCCGCTGGCGCAAACTGCGATGTTCACGGGTTTCACGCTGTTCGTGGCCTTCATGATCGTCACCGGCTTTGCGCTCTATTCGGAAGGAATGGGCATCGACAGCTGGCAGCACAAGCTGTTCGGCTGGGTGTTCGCGATCTGGCCGAACAGCCAGGACGTTCACACCTGGCATCATCTGGGCATGTGGGCACTGGTGACGTTCGTGATGGTGCACATCTACGCGGCCATCCGCGAGGACATCATGTCGCGCCAGAGCATCATCTCCTCGATGGTCTCCGGCGAGCGGCAATTCCGCGATTGA
- a CDS encoding HyaD/HybD family hydrogenase maturation endopeptidase yields the protein MPTSVQDNRILVLGIGNILWADEGFGVRTVEEFHRRYAVPDNVTILDGGTQGLYLVNYLEEADRLIVFDAIDYGLEPGELKLVRDDEVPRFTGAKKMSLHQTGFQEVISAADLLGRCPKHLVLIGCQPLDLEDWGGPLTPPVRDQIAPAIDLACRILAEWGVAVSRRSEPLADTERLLANDIDHANYEMRPA from the coding sequence ATGCCGACATCCGTGCAAGACAATCGCATCCTGGTGCTCGGCATCGGCAACATCCTGTGGGCCGACGAAGGCTTTGGCGTGCGGACGGTGGAGGAATTCCACCGCCGCTACGCCGTGCCTGACAACGTCACCATTCTCGACGGCGGCACGCAGGGCCTCTACCTCGTGAACTATCTGGAAGAGGCCGATCGCCTGATCGTGTTCGACGCCATCGACTACGGCCTCGAGCCCGGCGAGTTGAAGCTGGTGCGCGATGACGAAGTGCCGCGTTTCACCGGCGCCAAGAAGATGAGCCTCCACCAGACCGGCTTCCAGGAGGTGATCAGTGCAGCCGATCTGCTCGGCAGATGCCCGAAGCATCTCGTGCTGATCGGCTGCCAGCCGCTCGATCTCGAAGACTGGGGCGGGCCGTTGACGCCGCCGGTGCGCGACCAGATCGCGCCTGCGATCGATCTGGCCTGCCGGATATTGGCCGAGTGGGGCGTTGCGGTGAGCCGCCGCAGCGAGCCTTTGGCGGACACCGAGCGGTTGCTCGCCAATGACATCGACCACGCCAATTACGAGATGCGGCCGGCCTGA